GAGAAGCTAAGTTAGGTCCTAAATCGTGATAATGTAAAAAGGCATCTTTTTCAAAGCCAACATTTACAAAAGCAGCATTAAGTCCAGCAACTGGTTTCCTTATTTTGGCTATAAAAATATCGCCAACTTGAAAATTGCTTTTCTCTTCTTCCTTGTGTAATTCAATTAGTTTTCCATCTTTTAATAAGGCAAAATCTACGAAATCAGAACTTGATCTAATGATTAATTCTTTATTCATTTGTAAATTTTTATCCGAACTTTTTAGTTTTCAGTTCACAGTTTTCAGTTCATAGCTTTTGCAACTCTTAAACTCATAACATATAACTCATAACTGAATTGTAAGGATGGATTAAACAATAATTTAACAGGTATTGAACCCGGGGGATTTTAATTTGCAGTTTTCAGTGGCAGTTTGCAGTTTAACAATTACGCTGCATACTTTGACTGTTTACTTAAACTAATTTCCAATTTCAATGAACGGTTAAAAAGAAAAAAGTAGTTTAAAACTACTTTTTCTTCTTGTGACGGTTAGCTCTCGCTCTTTTTTTACGTTTGTGAGTTGCTACCTTATGTCTCTTTCTTTTTTTACCACTTGGCATATCGTATCGATTTTATGATTAATTAATAGTGTTATTTTGCTTCGTTATTTATCTTTACTCCTTCTACGAAAACTTTTGCAGGCTTAAACGCAGGAATGTTGTGTGCTGGAATTTTAATAGTGGTATTTTTAGAAATGTTTCTTCCAGTCTTTTCAGCTCTGGTTTTTACAATAAAACTACCAAACCCTCTTAAATAAACATTGTCTCCAGTTTCTAATGAAGTTTTTACTTCATTCATAAAAGTTTCTACAGTTGCTTGTACGTCACCTTTTTCAAGACCCAACTTTTCTGAAATTTTCGCTACGATATCTGCTTTCGTCATTTTCTTTCCTATTTATAATGGTATACTATTTTTTGAGTTTGCAAATATAGGAATTAAAAAAACAAATATTCAAGCTAATTCGTTAAATTTTAATTACATAAACTTTTACTTTTGTGGTCTAATATTTAATGATGAGTTTTTCTAAACAA
The nucleotide sequence above comes from Flavobacterium branchiarum. Encoded proteins:
- a CDS encoding HU family DNA-binding protein, which codes for MTKADIVAKISEKLGLEKGDVQATVETFMNEVKTSLETGDNVYLRGFGSFIVKTRAEKTGRNISKNTTIKIPAHNIPAFKPAKVFVEGVKINNEAK